GTTCAGGACCTGGTTATCGGACTGCACCTGGCTGAAATCCGGGATCAGCGTCATATCCAGCGTAAAGGCGTCGCTAATGCCATACTTCACATCCATGCCCCCGCCAATGTTGAGGTCGCTTTTATAGCCGGTCTTGCTGCCGCCTTCTTTCCGGTAAGGGTAGTGTTGGGCCACAGCCGAAACGTAGGGCGTTAAGGAAAGGCGCAGAGGCGCCTGGATGCTTTTAAGCCCGGTAAGGGTGCCATACTGGTTCACAAAACCATCCACCGCCGGGTCCACATGGTTCCAGAAATAGCCCTGCCGCGTAGACTGGCGGTTGCGCATAAAATTCAGGCCCCATACCTGGTCGGGCTTGCTGCCAAACCGGATGGCGGAATAAGGGATTCTGAATTCGGCTACCCAGTCGGTGCCCTGCAGCCTGGCTTCGCTTTCCCATACGGCATTCCAGCTCCAGTCTTCCCCGTTGGATGAATAACGGGCATCGAGCTGCACGCCGGCCGGCGTGGTAAAGAAGCCGAACGCATTGATCTTGTCGTGGTAAGTGTCCAGAAAAATGCCAAAAAAGTCTGTATTCCCCAGGTCGTCGCGGGTGCCCAGCTGCCGGAAAATAGAATCCTGTGCCACGTCGTGCATCAGCGCGCCTACATAAATTGCTTCGTCGTCGTAGAGAATGCGTACTTCCGTGGGGTGCACTTCAGGCGGGCCCGGGGTAGGCCGGTTCTGGATAAAGTTAGAGGCGATCTGGGCCTGCTGCCAGACGGCCTCATCCAGCACGCCATCAATCTTTGGGGCTTCCGATACGCGCAGCGCCTGCAGGCTTTTCTGCGGGTAAACGACCGGCTTCTTTTTAGCATCCTGCGCGGGCGCTGTAAAAAAGGCGCATCCTAGCACGAGTAGAAGACATAGCTTTGGCAGGACAGCAGGTAAAGGTACTTTCATAGTTTTAAAGAAGTGGCGGACGTACAGAAGCAGTTTTCTAAAGAAAACGCTACAACATAGATAGTGAAAATCGGCTGGAGGTTGCTTGCCGTATCGAAAATATTTTACGCCATTACCGGCATTGTGCTGTTTTGCCGGCTAGGCCGCTATAAAAAAAGCGCCATACCTTTAGTAAGGTATGGCGCTTTGAAGCCGGGTGAAGTATGAATTACAGGTCCTCTTCGCGCACCAGCATCAGCACAGCCGACTGCGGCACGATAAAGTACTTTTCGCCCAGGTAATTGATCTCGATGGCATCGCGCTGCAGGTATATTGCCAGGTCGCCTTCTTTGGACTGCAAAGGAATGTAACGTACGTCTTCCTCCTCATCGCCCCGCTCCCACGACTCCTCGTCAAAGCCATAGTCTGCCGGGATCGGATAGCCAGGGCCCACCCGCATAATGTAGCCTTCCTGCACCTTTTCTTTTTCCTGAACGCCGGGCGGCAGGTATAAACCACTCTTTGTCTGCTCCCGCGCCGATTTTGGTTTGATCAGCACGCGGTCGCCCACGATGATAATTTTCTCCAGCTTATTTTTCTCAGATATCCTCATGGGTAGTGTATGCATCCTTATAATGGGTCGGCGGTAACTTTAAAGCGCATAGCGGCTTTGATGGTTATGTCGCTTGAAACAGGTTTTGCCAGTGCGGCTTTGGTCCGGATCGTATAGGTATCGCTTTTAAGATACTCATCCAGCTTGGCGTTGGTCGAGGTGAGCTCCAGGGATGTTGCATTCTGGGGCACCTCGTTCAGGTAGGCTATTTTTGTTTCGCCTTTCGCATCACTGGAAATGTAGATCTCAATGCTTTTCAAAAAATTAAAGTTCTCTCCCTGCGGGTCGGTTACCGTCAGGGCCAGCTTGCTCAGCGTTACGTTCTTAACCAGTTCAGCCCGCGTTTTGTTGTTTTTAAACTCCTCGTTGGAGTTGGTGGTAACTGTTACCGGCGTAAGCGGCACCAGGGCACCAACCGGAAAGCTCGACTCAATTTTAATGGACTCGTCGTGGTTGATATAAAAAGTCAGCAGGTCTTCGATTTTATCACAGCTTGTTCCGGCTACCACAAGCAGCAACAATAGGGGTAAAAGTAATTTTTTCATTTTAAAGTATAAGGGTGTAAGTATAAAGGGCCGGCGCACAGGTGCTTAGCCTGCGCGCCGGGCTGCAATTTACAAAGATAAGATCGGTTTAGTCAAACATATCGCCTTTACGCACATTGTCGGTGCCGTGTTCGTTCCAGCTCATGGGGTAATGTTCGTCCATCAGTGCCACAGCTTCCTCGGTCAGGTGCAATGGCTTAAAGGTATCGATCATCACGGCATACTCGTTTGTTTCCTTTTTGCCGATGCTTGCCTCCACAGTGCCGGGGTGCGGCCCATGCGGAATGCCGCCCGGATGAATGGTGAACGAGGCGCGGTCCACGCCCTTGCGGCTCATAAAATTGCCTTCCACATAGTATAGCACCTCATCAGAGTCTACGTTGGAGTGGTTGTAGGGCGCGGGTATAGACTCCGGATGGTAATCGAACAGGCGCGGCACAAACGAGCAGATCACAAAGTTGTGGGCCTCAAAGGTCTGGTGCACGGGCGGCGGCTGGTGAATACGGCCGGTAATGGGCTCAAAATCATAGATGGAAAAGGCATAGGGATAAAAGTAGCCATCCCAGCCCACAGCATCAAAGGGGCTGAAAATATAATAATACTGGTGCAGCTCGCCTTCTTTCTTTATCTGCACCCGGTATTCGCCTTTGGCTTCTTCGGTGAGCAGTTCTACCGGCGGGCGCATGTCGCGCTCACAGAACGGCGCGTGCTCCAGCAGCTGCCCGAAGTGGTTGCGGTAGCGGCGGGGCGTTTCCACGGGGCTGAACGACTCGATCACCAGCAGGCGCGTGGGGCCGGCATCGAAGCGGAACTTATGGATGATGGTGCGCGGAATCACCAGGTAATCGCCGGGGCCGAACGGGATGCGGCCCATCTGCGTGAGCAGGTCGCCGGAGCCATCATGCACAAAGATCACCTCATCGGCCTGCGCATTTTTATAGTAGTAGTCCATCTCCTTTTCGGAGGGGTTGCAGATGCTGATGGCTACGTCGCTGTTGAAGAGCATGGTTTTGCGCGCCTGCAGGTAGTCGGTACCGGTTTCGGTTTGCTGCAGCGTACGCAGGTGGTGAGGCGCCAGCTTTACGCCAGTTGCTTTTTTAGGCGCATACGGCACCGGCTCGCCAATGCGGCTGATCTGCGTGGGCGGGTTGATGTGGTAAAGCAACGACGAGACGCCACTGAAACCCAGCGTGCCCACCAGCTGCTCGGCATACAGGCTGCCGTCCGGCTGCCGGAACTGCGTGTGTCGTTTGTGGGGGATGTTTCCCAGTTTATAATAGTAGGCCATGGATGCTTTCTTTAAAATGATGTTGTTGTCCTGACAAAAGAACGGAAAACAAAAGGCCCTTTATCCCGCCCTTGTCATTCTCGTTTTTACTGGCGCAGGTTTTTAAACCTGTGTCTTAGTATGATGTCGGGTTTGTAACCCGACTGGCGCAAAGAGCTAAAGCAGCTGTGAACAGGAAGGATTATACGTTGAAACAGCGCTACAGCTGACCGACAAGTTGCTTTTGGCTTCTGCCTGCCCAGGTTTATACAGGCGCCTTTTACACTGACACTAAAGTATACTATACCGCGCTGCTTTAAACACCGCCTTTTGCCAGGCGCTGTGCCCGGTTAAACTGCTTCAGCGCTTTCTGAAACTCCTCATCGGAGTCGTGCAGCACCGGGAAAAAGCCGGCGTTGCCATACACGCTTCGGGCAATAAAGGCTTTCAGATTATTCTGAATCAGGTTTTTGGAGCGGTTAAACTCGGCCTCGTTAAATACCACGCCTTCCTTGGCAGCCAGTTGCAGTACTTGCTGCAGCATTTTATCTGTCACCTTAAAGTTCTGCTTATACTTGCTGAACGGCATTTTCTCCAGTTCCTTCCGGTGGTCGCGGTAATAGTTCAGGGTGTACTCGCGCAGCACGTTCTTATTATACAGCTGGCTCAGGTAAGGCGACAACTCCGAGGTATCGCGCGACACAAACACATCGGGCATAATGCCGCCGCCGCCATAAACGGCCCGCCCACGCAGGGTCTTATACTTCAGCGAGTCGGCAAACAGGCTGCTGTCAGGGTGGAAATACTCGCCGTTCTCGAAGCGGTGCATGATGTCCATCTCATACTCTTCGGGGTTGCCGTGGTAAGGCTTCTGGATAGAGCGGCCGCTTGGCGTATAGTACCGTGAAATAGTCAGGCGCAGCTCCGAGCCATCGTCCAGCGGAATGGGCATTTGTACCAGGCCTTTGCCAAACGAACGGCGACCTACGATCAGGGCGCGGTCGTTGTCCTGCAGCGCGCCGGCCAGAATCTCGGAGGCCGAGGCACTGCCCTCGTCGAGCAACACGATCAGCGGGCCATTTTCAAAATCGCCTTTCACGCGGGCATGCGACTCCGAATCATACTTGTCGCCTTTGCCGTCGGTGTACACGATCATCTTATCGCCCGAAATAAACTCATCGGCCATGCGGATGGCGTGGTCCATGTAGCCGCCCGGGTTGCCGCGCAGATCCAGGATCAGCTGCTGCATGCCTTTCTTCTTGAGCCCGGTCAAGGCCTGCTTAAATTCTTCGTAGGTATTGGCCGAGAAGCGGCTCACCTTAATATAGCCTGTCTTGTTATCCACCATGTAGCTCACATCTACCGACGTGGTGGGTATTTTGCTGCGCTGGATGGTAAAATTGAACGGGGTTTTGTTGCCTTTGCGCAGAATGGTAAGCCCGACCTGGGTGCCTTTGGGACCGCGCAGGCGCTTGAACACGCCTTCGTTGTTAATGCCGATACCAGCCACGTTCTCTCCGTCCACTTTCACGATCTTATCGCCCGCCTGCAGGCCAGCCGCTTCGGAGGGGCCGCCGCTCAGGGGCGTGATCACAAATATGGTATCCTGGAAGATGTTGAACTCAATGCCGACGCCTTCAAAATCGCCTTCCAGCTGCGAGCGCGCCATGGCCAGTTCATTGGCCGGAATATAAGCCGTATGCGGGTCCAGCTTCTCGAGCATTTTGGAAATGGCGTAATCCGAGAGCTCCTCCACATTTACCGTGTCCACGTAATCGCGGTCTATGTAGCTGAGGATGTCGCGGAACTTGAGGTAGCTGCGCGCCGTGCCCTGCGGGTTGTTAGAGGAAGGCGAAAACGTGGTGGCCCCGATCAGCACGCCCACAACCAGCGCCAGCGCTATAAAAAGCGGTAGCTTTATTTGAAACGGCGAATTCCGGATGCTTCCCCGTTCTTCTCCTTTCTCCATCTTATCCATAGTTTAAGAAATCAGCTCGGTGCCGCTATTGCGATAAACGGCACTTAACGTTAAAGATAATACACGGCAGGGCTACTCCTATACTATACAAGTACAAAATTACCAGGGTTGCATCCCTTTCCAAGTGCACATTCTTATAACACCTTCTAATTTAAAATAATTTTAAATAAGGCTTGCCTTGAGGACTTTTGTTAAATAGCTTTGCCGTACTATTTAAAATAAGTCTAAATAAAAATTAGTTGACACCATGCTTCCAGCTTTAAGACATAGTATACTGGCTGTTGCCATTATGGCCTGCTGCGCGGGCTTCACCTCCTGCTCAGACGACAAAGAAGACGTTACACCAACCTATGAGGTACCTACGACCTATACTTTTGAGAACGTGAATTACGCTGGTCAGACTACCCGCCTGAATATGCTGAACGA
This window of the Pontibacter liquoris genome carries:
- a CDS encoding co-chaperone GroES, whose amino-acid sequence is MRISEKNKLEKIIIVGDRVLIKPKSAREQTKSGLYLPPGVQEKEKVQEGYIMRVGPGYPIPADYGFDEESWERGDEEEDVRYIPLQSKEGDLAIYLQRDAIEINYLGEKYFIVPQSAVLMLVREEDL
- a CDS encoding S41 family peptidase, which gives rise to MEKGEERGSIRNSPFQIKLPLFIALALVVGVLIGATTFSPSSNNPQGTARSYLKFRDILSYIDRDYVDTVNVEELSDYAISKMLEKLDPHTAYIPANELAMARSQLEGDFEGVGIEFNIFQDTIFVITPLSGGPSEAAGLQAGDKIVKVDGENVAGIGINNEGVFKRLRGPKGTQVGLTILRKGNKTPFNFTIQRSKIPTTSVDVSYMVDNKTGYIKVSRFSANTYEEFKQALTGLKKKGMQQLILDLRGNPGGYMDHAIRMADEFISGDKMIVYTDGKGDKYDSESHARVKGDFENGPLIVLLDEGSASASEILAGALQDNDRALIVGRRSFGKGLVQMPIPLDDGSELRLTISRYYTPSGRSIQKPYHGNPEEYEMDIMHRFENGEYFHPDSSLFADSLKYKTLRGRAVYGGGGIMPDVFVSRDTSELSPYLSQLYNKNVLREYTLNYYRDHRKELEKMPFSKYKQNFKVTDKMLQQVLQLAAKEGVVFNEAEFNRSKNLIQNNLKAFIARSVYGNAGFFPVLHDSDEEFQKALKQFNRAQRLAKGGV
- a CDS encoding homogentisate 1,2-dioxygenase produces the protein MAYYYKLGNIPHKRHTQFRQPDGSLYAEQLVGTLGFSGVSSLLYHINPPTQISRIGEPVPYAPKKATGVKLAPHHLRTLQQTETGTDYLQARKTMLFNSDVAISICNPSEKEMDYYYKNAQADEVIFVHDGSGDLLTQMGRIPFGPGDYLVIPRTIIHKFRFDAGPTRLLVIESFSPVETPRRYRNHFGQLLEHAPFCERDMRPPVELLTEEAKGEYRVQIKKEGELHQYYYIFSPFDAVGWDGYFYPYAFSIYDFEPITGRIHQPPPVHQTFEAHNFVICSFVPRLFDYHPESIPAPYNHSNVDSDEVLYYVEGNFMSRKGVDRASFTIHPGGIPHGPHPGTVEASIGKKETNEYAVMIDTFKPLHLTEEAVALMDEHYPMSWNEHGTDNVRKGDMFD